In one Heterodontus francisci isolate sHetFra1 chromosome 16, sHetFra1.hap1, whole genome shotgun sequence genomic region, the following are encoded:
- the LOC137378438 gene encoding ciliary microtubule inner protein 1-like, with product MTGRRDNKLYDFVAADRQWANEIILEADSARKWASRWGFLVTERDQIEAEQKKLRNKCRLHTPDHLKVRPASPISKYIKVGPSPAVPQTTQGFIGWRSAVPGLELERYGGPKLGKWSFLSQMKWPEDCVD from the exons ATGACTGGCAGACGAGACAACAAACTATACGACTTCGTGGCAGCAGATAGGCAGTG GGCAAATGAAATCATATTGGAGGCTGATTCAGCAAGGAAATGGGCAAGCAGATGGGGATTTCTGGTAACTGAGCGTGATCAG ATTGAGGCTGAACAGAAGAAATTGAGAAATAAATGCAGGCTGCATACACCTGATCACCTGAAGGTTCGACCTGCATCTCCCATCAGCAAATACATCAAG GTGGGGCCATCTCCTGCCGTGCCACAGACAACCCAAGGATTTATTGGCTGGAGATCTGCGGTACCAGGATTGGAACTGGAGCGATATGGAGGTCCCAAACTAGGGAAATGGAGTTTTCTCAGTCAAATGAAATGGCCAGAAGATTGTGTTGACTAA